One Nostoc punctiforme PCC 73102 DNA window includes the following coding sequences:
- a CDS encoding DUF1822 family protein translates to MNSNQLAFTIPISREMINIANKLSQQQRNEQKTREVYLNTLALLAVEFFCQCMEIETEFSKSYGLDSVVLSLMNTASIFIKDKGLLECRPVLPREDFCEIPAEILSERIGYMVVEIDELDRQAKIVGFVESVSNEKLALSKLGSLQDFLIYLQKLQKIENYDPSNPDISEIARNQLNESIVKLSKWFKGLLDSGWEYELAIAKDIPNVLAVPKDISPVNVTDKEEVGGARIIHLMHLSEPVLLILRQTRLSPDEIEIILRLYPASESIFLLDGIKMTLLDEKDNPIRQLEKQAKASNWLQLRFKGNVGDKFSLKISFRGDSVITKFII, encoded by the coding sequence ATGAATTCTAATCAATTGGCTTTTACAATACCTATCAGCCGGGAAATGATTAATATTGCTAATAAATTGAGCCAGCAACAGCGCAACGAACAAAAAACTCGTGAGGTTTATCTCAATACTTTGGCTTTATTGGCAGTTGAGTTTTTCTGTCAGTGCATGGAAATTGAAACAGAATTTAGCAAAAGTTATGGTTTGGATAGTGTTGTACTATCTTTAATGAATACTGCCAGCATATTTATCAAAGATAAAGGTTTATTGGAGTGTCGTCCTGTACTTCCAAGAGAAGATTTTTGTGAGATTCCAGCAGAAATTTTATCAGAGCGTATTGGTTATATGGTAGTAGAAATTGATGAGCTTGATAGACAAGCAAAAATAGTAGGTTTTGTAGAATCAGTTTCTAACGAAAAATTGGCTTTAAGCAAATTAGGCTCCCTGCAAGATTTTTTAATTTACCTACAAAAATTACAAAAAATTGAAAATTATGATCCTTCTAATCCAGATATTTCTGAAATTGCAAGGAATCAACTTAACGAAAGCATAGTTAAACTAAGCAAATGGTTTAAAGGATTATTAGACAGTGGATGGGAATATGAATTAGCTATTGCCAAAGATATTCCTAATGTATTAGCTGTTCCCAAAGATATTTCTCCTGTTAATGTTACTGACAAAGAAGAAGTAGGTGGTGCAAGAATTATTCATCTCATGCATCTTTCTGAACCAGTGCTTTTAATTCTCCGCCAGACACGATTAAGTCCAGATGAGATTGAAATTATCTTACGTCTTTATCCAGCTAGTGAATCAATATTCTTATTAGATGGAATAAAGATGACATTACTAGATGAGAAAGATAACCCTATTCGTCAGCTTGAAAAGCAAGCAAAGGCAAGTAACTGGTTGCAACTTAGATTTAAAGGAAATGTTGGAGATAAATTTAGTTTAAAAATTAGTTTCAGAGGAGATAGCGTCATCACAAAATTTATTATTTAG